A region from the Sphingomonas sp. S2-65 genome encodes:
- a CDS encoding GumC family protein: protein MPDEAQEARPPADLRASLLPDPRVVWMVFRRNIWIFLAVFAAVVGTAAAWTLTQTPIYSASASLLIEPAGSDVINVKAVTPDLAAKSDIIDTQVRLISSPEITRRAADAYARLRPSDPRSAAAARHELAATMAGIVSVHRSGLTLVIDIQAESPEPQFAADTANLFASEYIAAQRDAKVGANQHASAWLTTRTEDLRAASSQADAALQQYKIRNGLLSANGATNAEQEVSTLNTQIAAAKAELAEKSGRLNAARAQLRAGGQGADVGAALGSGTIGTLRQSEANASAEVAQLEARYGPLHPDLVKAKSQLAELRIQIQKEIDRILSNLEADVQVASSRLGSLQSSQVRANGELAGNNSAAVGLMELQRRADAAKAIYETFLNRLRETSAQQGLQQADARIAAAAEVPSSPDFPNHKLAAAAGVGGGIMLGLIAIALAEYLKGGVRTKSDVERRLRVRYAGAVPTLQSTLGRMRATEPPEDYIVSHPLSAFAESFRAIQAFLMLGGGRTPGARVVAIASALPQEGKTTTSACLARTAALGGARTVLVDCDLRRRGSSELLIKGQHAGLYEYMRGEVSLEEALVLDEPSGAWVLGTAFPQQDARDPLTPNNMMRLLGELRSRFDVVILDTAPVLGVADARAVSASADRVLVISRWAKTSVSAVEAAIDVLLDAGAKISGLALTQVDITRYASTGQTDAYGYQKKFRGYYTN from the coding sequence TTGCCCGACGAAGCACAGGAAGCGCGCCCGCCCGCCGACCTGCGCGCCAGCCTTCTTCCCGACCCTCGCGTGGTGTGGATGGTATTTCGTCGCAACATCTGGATCTTTCTTGCGGTGTTCGCCGCTGTCGTCGGCACCGCCGCGGCCTGGACGCTCACCCAGACGCCGATCTACTCGGCAAGCGCCAGCCTGCTGATCGAGCCCGCTGGCTCCGACGTCATCAACGTCAAGGCAGTCACGCCCGATCTCGCCGCGAAGAGCGATATAATCGACACGCAAGTTCGCCTGATCAGCTCGCCCGAGATCACGCGCCGCGCCGCCGATGCCTATGCGCGCCTGCGTCCGAGCGATCCGCGGTCCGCAGCAGCGGCCCGCCACGAGCTCGCCGCCACGATGGCTGGTATCGTCAGCGTCCACCGGTCAGGCCTAACCCTTGTGATCGACATTCAAGCCGAATCACCGGAACCGCAGTTCGCCGCGGACACCGCCAACCTGTTCGCCAGTGAGTATATCGCGGCGCAACGCGACGCCAAGGTCGGCGCGAACCAGCATGCGAGCGCTTGGCTGACTACCCGGACCGAAGACCTACGCGCAGCTTCCTCCCAGGCCGACGCCGCCTTGCAGCAGTACAAGATCCGCAATGGTCTGCTCAGCGCCAACGGCGCGACGAACGCCGAGCAGGAAGTTTCGACCCTCAATACGCAGATTGCCGCGGCAAAGGCCGAACTCGCTGAGAAGAGTGGCCGGCTGAACGCGGCGCGTGCGCAGCTGCGCGCCGGCGGCCAGGGCGCCGACGTGGGCGCCGCGCTCGGGTCGGGCACCATCGGCACGTTGCGCCAGAGCGAAGCAAATGCGAGTGCCGAAGTCGCCCAGCTCGAGGCGCGTTATGGCCCGCTTCACCCCGACCTGGTTAAGGCGAAGAGCCAGCTGGCCGAGCTCCGGATCCAGATCCAGAAGGAAATCGACCGGATTCTCTCTAATCTCGAAGCGGACGTGCAGGTTGCCTCGTCGCGGCTCGGCTCGCTTCAGTCGAGCCAGGTACGGGCGAACGGCGAGCTCGCCGGCAACAACAGTGCCGCGGTTGGCCTTATGGAACTGCAGCGCCGCGCCGACGCCGCAAAGGCGATCTACGAGACCTTCCTGAACCGCCTGCGTGAAACCAGCGCGCAGCAGGGACTTCAGCAGGCGGACGCGCGCATCGCCGCGGCGGCGGAAGTACCGTCGAGTCCAGACTTTCCCAATCACAAGCTCGCAGCCGCCGCTGGAGTGGGCGGCGGTATAATGCTCGGGCTCATTGCAATCGCGCTTGCCGAATATCTCAAGGGAGGCGTCAGGACAAAGAGCGACGTGGAGAGGCGTCTGCGGGTTCGCTATGCCGGTGCCGTGCCTACGCTCCAGTCGACGCTGGGACGGATGCGAGCAACCGAGCCGCCTGAGGACTACATCGTCTCGCATCCGCTGTCCGCCTTCGCGGAGAGTTTTAGGGCTATTCAAGCCTTCCTGATGCTCGGCGGTGGCCGTACGCCGGGGGCCCGCGTAGTCGCAATTGCCTCCGCCCTGCCTCAAGAAGGAAAGACCACCACTTCGGCCTGCCTTGCGAGGACCGCCGCGCTCGGCGGCGCGCGCACAGTGCTCGTGGATTGCGACTTGCGCCGGCGCGGGTCGAGCGAGCTGCTGATCAAGGGCCAGCACGCCGGACTTTACGAATACATGCGCGGCGAGGTTTCGCTGGAAGAGGCGCTTGTTCTGGACGAACCGAGCGGGGCATGGGTGCTGGGCACGGCCTTCCCGCAGCAGGATGCACGTGACCCGCTCACTCCGAACAACATGATGCGGCTGCTCGGCGAGCTGCGCAGCCGCTTCGACGTCGTCATCCTCGACACTGCGCCGGTGCTTGGCGTTGCCGACGCGCGCGCAGTCTCCGCGAGCGCCGACCGCGTGCTCGTCATCTCACGCTGGGCGAAGACGTCGGTCAGCGCGGTCGAGGCCGCCATCGACGTCCTGCTCGATGCGGGTGCAAAGATAAGTGGGCTTGCGCTCACTCAGGTGGACATCACCCGCTATGCAAGCACGGGTCAGACAGACGCCTATGGCTACCAGAAGAAGTTTCGCGGATACTACACCAACTAG